A window of the Halichoerus grypus chromosome 2, mHalGry1.hap1.1, whole genome shotgun sequence genome harbors these coding sequences:
- the LOC144381048 gene encoding leucine-rich repeat-containing protein 37A2-like, with protein sequence MLIHAGLFGPKFRRQIFRKKLETAQAQEKSLTKAESVGKKFLRVKKVIKGPKGLRKRYLKKMRRQRNRGKQNAQPFVENMAKESRPSPRELEQLHMAQRPSTEPSFTKEHKAAVSSFLRQYILGRPSASTAPKSLPEVKNKPKDLTDTIFVLEDANARVRNMKASKPVSHSRKKYLFHKTRSRVVHRAPKAKLSRKFRKESPISNRLMLAKRPPFSAIRSLINSPSREAFSSSGELSSQENPFPELFTLSERFKENTTGENTTAQNGFEKPISTRNMTVPEQTLPAFRNHKISSNDYSAVTTDNFMPTVKQTNEPGRINHSVGTELPPKPTGFTVSKLSAPGDLFEIQLNQQLRSLIPNNDVRRLISHVIRTLKMDCSETHVQLACAKLISRTGLLMKLLSEQQEVKVSKAEWDTDQWKTENYINESTEVQSEQKGQESSEIYSHRAAAKKAKEGSSRGFFRSLLRKRCSTESESQEGFFWRRRPLWLRDMYRPLNATRKKNMAQKLHDRDSSDEDIFNMERGEKSEDLAEKAQFTDSTGEELGDESETVPEIVIE encoded by the exons atgCTTATACATGCCGGCCTTTTCGGTCCCAAATTCAGACGCCAAATCTTTCGAAAGAAATTGGAAACTGcccaagcacaggaaaagagccTCACCAAGGCTGAGAGTGTAGGGAAAAAGTTTCTGAGAGTAAAGAAGGTTATCAAGGGCCCAAAGGGCCTACGGAAAAGGTACCTCAAAAAAATGCGCCGTCAGAGAAACCGGGGGAAACAGAATGCCCAGCCATTTGTGGAGAATATGGCCAAAGAAAGTAGACCGTCCCCAAGGGAGCTGGAGCAGCTTCACATGGCGCAGAGGCCCAGTACGGAGCCATCCTTCACAAAGGAGCACAAGGCAGCAGTCTCTTCTTTCCTGAGACAGTACATCTTGGGCAGGCCTTCTGCCTCCACTGCTCCAAAATCCCTACCTGaggtgaaaaacaaaccaaaagactTAACCGACACCATTTTTGTTTTAGAGGATGCAAATGCTAGAGTTAGGAATATGAAGGCTTCTAAACCAGTCTCACATTCCAGAAAAAAGTACCTCTTTCATAAAACTCGCTCGCGTGTGGTCCACAGAGCACCCAAGGCCAAGCTGAGTCGAAAATTCAGAAAGGAAAGTCCTATCAGTAATAGGCTGATGCTTGCAAAGAGGCCTCCGTTCTCCGCCATCAGGAGCCTCATAAATTCCCCTTCACGGGAGGCTTTTTCATCTTCAGGAGAACTGAGTTCTCAGGAAAAtccttttccagaattatttacTCTTTCAGAACGTTTTAAGGAAAACACTACTGGAGAAAACACTACTGCACAGAATGGTTTTGAGAAACCTATTTCTACAAGAAACATGACTGTGCCAGAACAAACCCTCCCTGCATTCAGGAACCATAAGATTAGTTCCAATGACTATTCTGCGGTCACCACAGACAACTTTATGCCAACTGTTAAACAAACCAATGAACCAGGAAGGATAAACCACAGCGTGGGCACTGAATTGCCCCCGAAGCCCACAGGCTTCACTGTGTCGAAGCTCTCAGCCCCAGGTGACCTATTTGAAATCCAGCTAAACCAGCAGCTACGGTCCCTCATCCCGAACAACGACGTGAGAAGGCTCATTTCTCACGTTATCCGGACTTTGAAAATGGACTGCTCTGAGACCCACGTGCAACTGGCCTGTGCCAAGCTCATCTCCAGAACAGGCCTCCTGATGAAGCTTCTCAGTGAGCAGCAAGAAGTAAAGGTGTCCAAGGCAGAGTGGGATACGGACCAATGGAAGACTGAGAACTACATCAATGAGAGCACAGAAGTCCAGAGTGAACAGAAAGGGCAGGAGTCCAGCGAG ATTTATTCTCACAGAGCAGCAGCCAAGAAAGCTAAAGAAGGAAGCTCAAG GGGCTTCTTTCGATCTCTGCTGCGGAAGAGATGCTCAACAGAAAGTGAGAGTCAG GAGGGCTTTTTCTGGAGGAGGCGGCCACTTTGGCTTCGGGACATGTACAGACCTCTCAATGCCACACGCAAGAAAAACATGGCACAGAAGCTGCATGACAGGGATTCTTCTGATGAGGATATTTTCAACATGGAACGAGG AGAGAAAAGTGAAGACCTGGCAGAGAAGGCTCAGTTCACAGATTCCACCGGTGAAGAGCTGGGTGACGAGAGCGAGACTGTCCCCGAGATCGTCATTGAGTGA